One window of Tepidanaerobacter acetatoxydans Re1 genomic DNA carries:
- a CDS encoding methyl-accepting chemotaxis protein yields the protein METGKAAKNRINKINDYDGKERVFFVEDMEEANWKVGVAISSAEMLKTFKKSVNRLIMISIIIVIIAIMFSTIMGNSISKPIIKSVKVAEKIERLDLTEDIDEKDLKRKDEIGQISLSFQSIINTLRDFAKKVKESSEQVASSSEELTAVSEEAAAAGGSVAESASEIAADSEEQQKDILNVVSAVEEISAQIQEISSNAEEINNLSQEVSGISDEGRHNIENVISQMNNIVKSTGKVQTSLVDVDNSSKEMDNIIQVIQNVAEQTNLLALNAAIEAARAGETGRGFAVVAEEIRKLAGEVQHSTEDIYEIIKKNQSIIDEANENMNMSKEEVDKGLGTIDETKETFIAIIDSIDEISKQIQNISKAINQVAEGTEDVVGSVTSIENKSRGIAENIQNVSAATEEQAASMEEIASASGSLAMLAEELQILVAEIKM from the coding sequence ATGGAAACAGGAAAAGCTGCAAAAAATAGAATAAATAAAATAAATGATTATGATGGGAAAGAACGAGTATTTTTTGTAGAAGATATGGAAGAAGCCAATTGGAAAGTAGGAGTAGCCATATCAAGTGCTGAAATGTTAAAAACCTTTAAAAAATCAGTAAACAGATTAATTATGATTAGTATAATAATAGTTATAATTGCAATAATGTTTTCCACCATAATGGGGAACTCTATTTCCAAACCAATCATAAAATCAGTAAAGGTAGCAGAAAAAATAGAAAGATTGGATTTGACAGAGGATATAGATGAAAAAGACCTAAAAAGAAAAGATGAAATTGGTCAAATATCATTATCCTTCCAATCCATAATAAACACCTTAAGAGATTTTGCAAAAAAAGTAAAAGAATCCTCGGAACAAGTCGCTTCATCCTCGGAAGAACTAACAGCCGTATCCGAAGAAGCAGCAGCAGCAGGTGGCAGCGTAGCAGAATCAGCCAGCGAAATAGCCGCAGACTCAGAAGAACAGCAGAAGGATATATTAAACGTTGTATCAGCAGTAGAAGAAATATCAGCTCAAATTCAAGAAATATCATCAAACGCAGAAGAAATAAACAACCTAAGTCAAGAAGTATCAGGCATTTCTGATGAAGGAAGGCATAATATAGAAAATGTCATATCCCAAATGAATAATATAGTCAAAAGTACCGGAAAAGTACAAACATCCCTAGTAGATGTAGACAACAGTTCCAAAGAGATGGACAACATAATTCAAGTTATACAAAATGTCGCAGAACAAACCAACTTACTTGCACTAAATGCAGCAATAGAAGCAGCAAGAGCAGGAGAAACAGGAAGAGGATTTGCGGTAGTAGCAGAGGAGATAAGGAAACTAGCAGGAGAAGTACAGCACTCAACAGAAGACATATATGAAATAATAAAGAAAAATCAAAGTATAATAGACGAAGCAAATGAAAACATGAACATGAGCAAAGAAGAAGTAGACAAAGGACTAGGAACCATAGACGAGACAAAAGAAACATTTATAGCAATCATAGACTCCATAGACGAAATATCCAAACAAATACAAAACATATCCAAAGCCATAAACCAAGTAGCAGAAGGAACAGAAGATGTAGTTGGTTCTGTAACTTCTATAGAAAACAAATCTAGAGGAATAGCAGAAAACATACAAAATGTATCAGCAGCAACAGAAGAACAAGCAGCCTCTATGGAAGAGATAGCATCAGCAAGTGGGAGTTTAGCAATGCTTGCAGAAGAACTTCAAATACTTGTAGCAGAGATAAAAATGTGA
- a CDS encoding cache domain-containing protein, whose amino-acid sequence MKIKTKIILFTCILCIVSICSATLINYKFLAGELLNETEENARNSAKITAKELDKWLSIQKNSLKEIADALLYNDDFEFDYVYGYLSGQGEINEGNEYYVGLPDDSLISGGGWIPPDDYKPTERDWYINAKGSDDVVISSPYIDAKTGDVTITISRALEKNNKLVGVLASDIHLSYILGVTSNIDLGDFSIAP is encoded by the coding sequence ATGAAAATCAAAACGAAAATAATTTTATTTACATGTATTTTATGTATAGTAAGTATTTGTTCAGCAACACTAATAAATTATAAATTTTTAGCAGGAGAGCTTCTAAATGAAACAGAAGAGAATGCAAGAAATTCAGCTAAAATTACTGCAAAGGAATTGGATAAATGGTTAAGCATACAAAAAAATTCCTTAAAAGAAATAGCAGATGCTCTTTTATATAATGACGATTTTGAATTTGATTATGTATATGGTTATTTAAGTGGTCAAGGAGAAATCAATGAAGGCAATGAATACTATGTTGGATTGCCCGATGATTCTTTAATATCAGGAGGCGGTTGGATACCTCCAGATGATTATAAACCTACTGAAAGAGATTGGTATATAAATGCTAAAGGATCAGATGATGTAGTAATATCTTCTCCTTATATAGACGCTAAAACAGGAGATGTTACAATTACTATATCTAGAGCTCTTGAAAAAAATAACAAACTAGTAGGAGTTTTAGCTTCAGACATACATTTATCCTATATACTAGGAGTTACTTCAAATATAGATTTAGGTGATTTCTCTATAGCCCCCTAA
- a CDS encoding helix-turn-helix domain-containing protein has product MAKGGTDIGKRIRQLRESLGLSNRQLAIKAGLSQPVMNRIENGNRKADIETLEKICYALGITLIDFFSIDEEEMSPEYLELLKNAKKLSTEQLKILNDIIKNF; this is encoded by the coding sequence ATGGCAAAAGGCGGTACGGACATTGGTAAAAGAATACGTCAGTTGCGCGAAAGCCTAGGATTATCAAATCGGCAGTTGGCTATAAAAGCAGGCTTGTCGCAACCTGTCATGAACAGAATAGAAAACGGCAATCGCAAAGCGGATATAGAAACTTTAGAAAAAATTTGCTATGCTTTAGGTATTACACTTATCGACTTTTTCAGTATTGATGAAGAAGAAATGTCTCCCGAATACCTAGAGCTTTTAAAAAACGCCAAAAAACTCTCTACCGAGCAGCTAAAAATATTAAACGATATTATAAAAAATTTTTAG